A region from the Halobacillus mangrovi genome encodes:
- a CDS encoding ABC transporter substrate-binding protein translates to MKFNKMLAAVGVTSMLMGTALAGCSSDSSGDGGSSDGEQVTVELAGWGSTPEEKELLNQTLQEFEESHPNIKVEHEVIADQYMDVMKTRLVGGEAADVFYLDAFEAPGLAKTGVLEPLDEYVTDEFDVDDFQDPLLNAFKFDDKQYGFPKDFSTLALFYDKQAFEEAGLEGPPKTWDELREYADKLTVDEDGDGQPDQYGLGFSSELARQFYKLHPYGAKVTNENNEAAFASDKAIEALQPIVDMKKDKIAALPSDAGTDWGGDMFGQGKAAMVIEGNWTVPFLESNFSDKDYATAELPTVNGEKATAAFTVAYVMNKQSEVKDAAWELISYLTGKEGMKTWTSKGLALPTRESVAAELGFDEDPIRKAFVAGASYAQPWQAGPNLPTINNNFNNQFTSALLGDQSLEEALKKAQETANKEIKASN, encoded by the coding sequence ATGAAGTTTAACAAAATGCTGGCGGCTGTAGGTGTGACTAGTATGTTAATGGGAACTGCTCTTGCGGGATGCAGCAGTGATTCTTCCGGTGATGGTGGATCAAGCGACGGTGAACAGGTAACCGTAGAACTTGCGGGATGGGGCAGTACTCCAGAGGAAAAAGAATTATTGAATCAGACACTTCAGGAGTTTGAAGAGTCGCATCCGAATATTAAAGTGGAACACGAAGTGATTGCCGACCAATACATGGATGTGATGAAAACGCGTCTTGTTGGAGGAGAAGCCGCCGATGTTTTCTACCTTGACGCCTTTGAAGCTCCGGGTCTTGCGAAAACCGGTGTGCTAGAGCCTCTTGACGAGTACGTAACAGATGAATTCGATGTCGATGACTTCCAGGATCCACTGCTCAATGCTTTCAAATTTGATGACAAGCAGTATGGTTTTCCGAAAGACTTCTCTACCCTTGCCTTGTTCTATGATAAGCAAGCCTTTGAAGAAGCAGGACTTGAAGGACCTCCAAAAACATGGGATGAACTTAGAGAATATGCTGACAAACTGACAGTCGATGAGGACGGAGATGGACAGCCGGATCAATACGGACTTGGTTTCTCTTCTGAACTTGCCCGTCAATTCTATAAGCTCCATCCTTACGGAGCGAAAGTGACCAACGAGAACAATGAAGCTGCTTTTGCAAGCGATAAGGCCATCGAAGCACTCCAGCCAATTGTTGATATGAAGAAAGATAAAATTGCTGCTCTTCCATCTGATGCCGGAACAGACTGGGGCGGAGATATGTTCGGTCAAGGGAAAGCCGCAATGGTGATTGAAGGCAACTGGACCGTTCCATTCCTTGAGAGCAATTTCTCAGATAAGGACTATGCGACAGCTGAACTCCCAACTGTCAATGGAGAAAAAGCAACAGCCGCATTTACAGTTGCTTATGTTATGAACAAACAATCAGAAGTGAAAGACGCTGCCTGGGAATTGATTTCCTATCTTACTGGTAAAGAAGGGATGAAAACTTGGACAAGTAAAGGGCTGGCTCTTCCGACACGTGAATCAGTAGCCGCTGAGCTTGGATTTGATGAAGATCCTATTCGTAAGGCGTTTGTTGCCGGAGCGTCCTATGCGCAGCCATGGCAGGCAGGTCCGAACCTTCCGACCATTAATAACAACTTTAACAACCAGTTCACGAGTGCTCTGCTTGGGGATCAATCCCTTGAGGAAGCCTTGAAGAAAGCTCAAGAAACAGCGAACAAGGAGATCAAAGCATCGAACTAA
- a CDS encoding PTS sugar transporter subunit IIB, translating to MKKVLVVCGNGLGSSMIVEMNVKAALKEMGKEAEVSHTDLTSAKSEQADLYLGSEDIVGGLEDGNKNVVKLKNLMDKNELREALENNL from the coding sequence ATGAAAAAAGTATTAGTTGTATGTGGAAATGGTTTAGGAAGCAGCATGATCGTAGAAATGAACGTAAAAGCAGCATTGAAGGAAATGGGGAAAGAAGCAGAAGTTTCCCACACAGACTTGACTTCAGCAAAGTCTGAACAAGCCGATCTCTACCTAGGTTCAGAAGATATTGTAGGCGGCCTTGAAGATGGAAACAAAAATGTAGTGAAACTGAAAAACTTGATGGACAAGAATGAGCTCCGCGAAGCACTAGAAAACAATCTGTAA
- a CDS encoding amylo-alpha-1,6-glucosidase, translating into MDYRVLKDNELFLLTNKSGDIPLDHPYGLGLYKQDTRFLSEMSLTINREPLILLKSEAGGTYESSILLTNPHMEKDGEIELWRESIEIERFRYISDDVLYETIRAKSYYPTPIRFSLELSFEADFADMFIVRGFQHGEVGTKQETKVEDDRLIFGYDGSDQINRSTEVIWESTTGAKAEGSTITFPFELAHEEVKEVTVRVVPLVGEEKKDSLPASEAFQNLKETYEEWNENVTKVITDHTPLNRLIERGGQDLRALSTDVGFGPFFVAGLPWFGVPFGRDSMIAALQTLPFQPEIAKGTLRTLAHYQGTKKDEWRDEEPGKIMHEIRYGELANTNQVPFTPYYGTIDATPLFLILLTEYVRWSKDLDLFKELSPNVESAIEWIDQYGDRDGDGFIEYHQESSKGIANQGWKDSADSIVHRNGEYAKSPIALAEVQGYVYQARLGIAELYEASGSTEKAEKLNAQAADLKKKFNEAFWMDDVGFYAIALDEHKKQVGTITSNPGHALYAGLIDEDKEEQVLDSLVSSKMFSGYGIRTMAEGEAGYNPMSYHDGSVWPHDNSMILLGMGYVQGNKQANIVIEGLIEASRSFEYERLPELFCGYGREEGKPVPYPVACSPQAWAAGTPLTFIRTMLGLYPTYDSKEITLSPSFVNGLNEMSVQGLPLAGGRVSFTVIRKGDQYEIDVAENSTGLNVSIHSDSKIHV; encoded by the coding sequence ATGGATTACCGTGTTTTGAAAGATAATGAGCTATTTTTACTTACTAATAAGAGTGGAGATATTCCACTTGACCATCCGTATGGACTTGGGTTGTACAAACAGGACACTCGGTTTTTAAGCGAAATGTCGCTGACGATTAACAGAGAACCATTAATCCTGTTGAAATCTGAGGCGGGTGGAACCTATGAATCTTCCATTCTATTAACGAATCCGCACATGGAAAAGGACGGAGAGATTGAGCTGTGGAGGGAATCGATTGAAATTGAGCGCTTCCGCTACATTTCGGATGATGTTCTTTATGAAACGATTCGGGCGAAAAGCTACTATCCAACGCCTATCCGTTTTTCATTGGAACTTTCGTTTGAAGCGGACTTTGCTGACATGTTTATCGTTCGCGGGTTCCAACACGGTGAAGTCGGAACAAAGCAGGAAACGAAAGTTGAAGATGACCGATTGATTTTCGGTTACGATGGTTCAGATCAAATCAATCGCTCCACTGAGGTGATTTGGGAATCGACTACAGGAGCTAAGGCAGAAGGCAGCACGATTACGTTTCCATTTGAATTAGCTCATGAAGAAGTGAAGGAAGTAACGGTGCGAGTCGTCCCGCTAGTCGGAGAAGAGAAGAAAGATTCGCTTCCTGCTTCTGAAGCGTTTCAGAACCTTAAAGAAACGTACGAAGAGTGGAATGAAAACGTCACGAAAGTCATCACCGATCATACGCCGTTGAACCGATTGATTGAACGGGGGGGTCAGGATCTTCGAGCGTTGTCTACGGATGTCGGTTTCGGGCCATTCTTTGTCGCTGGACTTCCATGGTTTGGTGTTCCATTTGGACGTGATAGTATGATTGCTGCCCTTCAGACGCTCCCGTTCCAACCGGAAATTGCCAAAGGAACATTACGTACGTTGGCCCATTATCAAGGCACAAAGAAAGATGAATGGCGAGATGAAGAACCAGGAAAAATCATGCATGAAATTCGATATGGTGAATTGGCCAATACCAATCAGGTTCCTTTCACCCCTTACTATGGAACGATTGATGCGACACCGCTGTTTCTAATCCTGTTAACAGAATACGTAAGATGGTCGAAAGATCTGGATTTGTTTAAAGAGCTTTCACCTAATGTTGAAAGCGCTATCGAATGGATCGATCAGTACGGCGATCGTGATGGGGATGGGTTTATTGAGTATCATCAGGAATCCAGTAAAGGCATTGCCAATCAAGGGTGGAAGGACTCAGCAGATTCGATCGTCCATCGAAACGGGGAGTATGCCAAATCGCCAATCGCTTTAGCCGAGGTTCAAGGATATGTGTACCAGGCACGCCTCGGGATTGCCGAGTTGTACGAAGCCTCGGGATCTACTGAAAAAGCGGAAAAGCTGAATGCTCAGGCAGCCGACTTAAAGAAAAAATTCAATGAAGCTTTCTGGATGGATGATGTCGGCTTTTATGCAATTGCTCTCGATGAACATAAAAAACAGGTGGGTACGATTACATCCAATCCTGGACACGCCTTGTATGCCGGCTTGATTGATGAAGATAAAGAGGAACAAGTGTTAGATTCCCTGGTTTCATCTAAGATGTTCTCGGGATATGGAATCCGCACGATGGCGGAAGGTGAAGCTGGATACAATCCGATGAGCTATCACGATGGAAGTGTCTGGCCGCATGATAACAGCATGATTCTGCTTGGGATGGGATATGTTCAAGGAAACAAGCAAGCTAATATTGTCATCGAAGGACTGATTGAGGCTTCCCGTTCGTTTGAATATGAACGCCTGCCGGAATTGTTCTGTGGATATGGGAGGGAAGAGGGAAAACCGGTCCCTTATCCGGTTGCTTGTTCCCCGCAAGCCTGGGCTGCAGGAACGCCTTTAACCTTTATCCGCACGATGCTTGGACTGTATCCTACGTATGACAGCAAGGAGATTACACTATCGCCGAGCTTCGTAAACGGCTTGAATGAAATGTCGGTACAGGGCCTGCCATTAGCCGGGGGAAGGGTCTCTTTTACTGTTATACGAAAAGGAGATCAGTACGAAATTGACGTTGCAGAGAACTCGACTGGTTTGAATGTAAGTATTCACTCAGATTCAAAAATTCACGTATAA
- a CDS encoding carbohydrate ABC transporter permease, which produces MKKKTFTKPFVYGILIIYAVVTFMPFLWAILSSFKPLEEIVSGITFFPENFTLNNYTEIFSREPLFLRWMFNSLFITAFMVVLNIIFNSMAGYALARVKFAGRKFWFFLILVVLMIPFQVTLIPSYLILKAFGWLDTYQGLIIPGMVNATFIFMMRQFFLNFPKELEEAAQMDGLSRIGTFFKIVMPLAKPALAAQAVFIFMSSWNDFMRPLIIMSSEEMFTLTLGLNSFKGQYISFWNLIMAASTLMTIPSLLIYAFFNRYFIKGVTFTGGK; this is translated from the coding sequence ATGAAGAAGAAAACATTTACGAAGCCATTTGTGTACGGAATATTAATCATATACGCCGTGGTAACCTTTATGCCTTTTCTTTGGGCGATCCTTTCTTCCTTTAAGCCTTTAGAAGAGATTGTATCAGGCATCACGTTCTTCCCTGAGAACTTTACCTTAAATAACTATACGGAAATCTTCTCAAGAGAACCGCTGTTTCTAAGGTGGATGTTCAATTCTCTATTTATTACGGCCTTTATGGTCGTCTTGAATATCATCTTTAACTCGATGGCGGGCTATGCCCTGGCACGAGTGAAATTCGCAGGTCGTAAGTTCTGGTTCTTCCTGATCTTAGTCGTTTTAATGATTCCTTTCCAAGTGACATTAATTCCTAGTTATCTTATTCTAAAAGCGTTCGGCTGGCTGGATACGTATCAGGGACTCATCATTCCTGGTATGGTGAATGCTACCTTCATTTTTATGATGAGACAGTTCTTCCTAAATTTCCCTAAAGAATTGGAGGAAGCTGCACAGATGGACGGTCTCAGCAGAATCGGTACATTTTTCAAGATTGTCATGCCTTTGGCGAAGCCTGCACTGGCAGCTCAGGCCGTATTTATCTTCATGTCATCGTGGAATGATTTCATGCGTCCATTGATCATCATGTCTTCTGAAGAAATGTTCACCTTGACGCTTGGGTTGAACTCTTTTAAAGGGCAGTATATCAGCTTCTGGAATTTAATCATGGCTGCATCGACGCTTATGACGATTCCCTCCTTATTGATTTACGCGTTCTTCAACCGCTATTTTATCAAAGGGGTTACTTTCACAGGAGGAAAGTAA
- a CDS encoding PTS ascorbate transporter subunit IIC produces MIDLIMKDILGTPAILVGLFALIGLLVQRKNTGDVVSGTLKTIMGFVILGAGANVLVQSLGQFSSMFNEAFAVQGVIPNNEAIVALAQETFGTATAMIMLFGMVVNILLARFSPFKYIFLTGHHTMFMAALIAVILTTGGFSGASLVILGSIILGTLMVLSPAMLQPFTRKVTGSDDFAVGHFGSFGYLIAALVGKAVGKGSKSTEEIKVPKSLSFLRDTSVSVSLTMAILFFVVAGAAGPAFVQGELSGGQNFLVFAFMQGLTFAAGVYIILAGVRMLLAEIVPAFKGIAEKVVPNSKPALDCPAIFPFAGNAVIIGFFFSFIAGLVSMLFLPLLGLKVIVPGLVPHFFTGAAAGVFGNATGGRKGAIIGSMANGVIISFLPALLLPVLGSLGFQGTTFGDADFGVVGIVLGNLIRMVESNGIVFAVVLGIIALLFFLGARSKANGDKENPDTDIA; encoded by the coding sequence ATGATTGATTTAATAATGAAGGATATCTTAGGAACACCGGCCATACTTGTTGGTTTGTTCGCCCTAATCGGACTCCTTGTGCAACGCAAAAATACAGGCGATGTTGTTTCAGGCACCCTTAAGACAATCATGGGCTTCGTGATCCTAGGGGCAGGGGCGAATGTCCTTGTCCAGTCCCTGGGTCAGTTCAGCAGCATGTTTAATGAAGCTTTTGCCGTCCAGGGCGTTATTCCAAACAACGAAGCCATCGTTGCCCTTGCACAGGAAACTTTCGGTACAGCGACAGCAATGATTATGCTGTTCGGTATGGTCGTCAATATTCTACTCGCCCGCTTCAGTCCTTTTAAGTATATCTTTTTAACTGGGCACCATACGATGTTTATGGCCGCTCTGATCGCTGTTATCTTAACCACTGGCGGATTTTCTGGGGCATCCCTAGTCATTCTAGGATCCATTATCCTTGGGACCTTGATGGTGTTGTCTCCAGCTATGCTTCAGCCTTTCACACGTAAAGTAACGGGTTCTGATGACTTTGCCGTTGGGCACTTCGGTTCATTCGGATATTTAATTGCTGCTCTAGTAGGTAAGGCTGTCGGAAAAGGTTCTAAATCCACAGAAGAGATTAAAGTTCCTAAATCTCTAAGCTTTCTTCGAGACACTTCCGTTTCTGTCTCCTTAACCATGGCGATCCTCTTCTTCGTCGTCGCAGGAGCTGCCGGACCTGCCTTCGTTCAGGGTGAACTAAGCGGCGGGCAAAACTTTCTTGTATTCGCCTTCATGCAAGGTCTTACCTTTGCTGCCGGTGTCTACATCATTTTAGCTGGTGTGCGTATGCTACTTGCTGAAATTGTACCAGCCTTCAAAGGTATTGCAGAGAAGGTTGTTCCTAATTCAAAACCAGCACTTGATTGCCCAGCCATTTTCCCATTCGCTGGAAACGCTGTCATCATCGGATTCTTCTTCAGCTTTATTGCTGGACTCGTAAGCATGCTGTTCCTGCCATTACTTGGGTTAAAAGTCATTGTACCAGGACTTGTCCCTCACTTCTTCACAGGTGCCGCTGCCGGAGTCTTCGGTAACGCAACTGGTGGTAGAAAAGGCGCCATCATCGGGTCTATGGCAAACGGCGTGATCATCAGCTTCTTACCAGCCCTGTTGCTACCTGTTCTTGGCTCACTCGGATTCCAGGGTACGACATTCGGAGATGCTGACTTCGGAGTCGTTGGTATTGTGCTTGGTAACCTGATTCGAATGGTTGAATCCAATGGTATTGTGTTCGCAGTCGTATTAGGTATCATCGCTCTCCTTTTCTTCCTTGGCGCCAGATCAAAAGCCAATGGAGATAAGGAAAATCCAGATACAGATATAGCTTAA
- a CDS encoding LacI family DNA-binding transcriptional regulator produces MATIKDIAKLAGVSVTTVSRALNGYSDVNAKTRKRIEEIAKEIEYSPNALARSLVMNKTKTIGLLVSGLSREGAKDNIVFDVLTGINEYCGAEEYDLVLFNTTTSKQKEKTYAQLCRERRVEGVIVQGIKNDDPYLQEIFDSNIPCVLIDVPVESETAGYVTTDNVDGLMKAVRHLVELGHENIAMMNGHDQAFVSKERFKGFELGMLEAGLSVRKEWICNGEYSERKAQEVALQLLTTYPEITAVVCASDLMALGVVRAAEELGRKVPDQLSVTGYDDITLASYVTPALTTVAQDWFRMGYAAADLLLSILQQKSVDRVRLIENELKIRNTTKERV; encoded by the coding sequence ATGGCGACCATCAAAGATATCGCAAAACTCGCCGGAGTTTCCGTTACAACGGTATCACGAGCTTTGAACGGCTATTCCGATGTAAATGCGAAAACAAGAAAGCGCATCGAAGAAATTGCAAAAGAGATCGAATACAGCCCGAACGCTTTGGCAAGAAGTCTTGTGATGAATAAGACAAAGACCATCGGTTTGCTTGTATCCGGCCTTTCCAGGGAAGGCGCAAAGGATAACATTGTATTCGACGTGCTGACAGGCATCAATGAATACTGCGGTGCAGAAGAATATGACCTTGTTCTTTTTAATACGACGACCTCGAAGCAGAAGGAAAAGACTTATGCTCAGCTATGCAGAGAGCGCCGAGTGGAAGGAGTCATTGTTCAGGGAATTAAAAATGACGATCCGTATCTTCAAGAGATTTTTGACAGCAATATCCCATGCGTTCTCATTGATGTGCCAGTTGAGAGTGAAACAGCAGGGTATGTCACAACGGATAACGTGGATGGATTAATGAAAGCAGTAAGGCATCTTGTCGAGCTTGGACATGAGAACATAGCCATGATGAATGGCCATGATCAGGCTTTTGTAAGTAAAGAACGATTCAAAGGATTTGAACTGGGGATGCTTGAAGCTGGCCTTTCTGTTCGCAAAGAATGGATTTGCAATGGGGAATACAGCGAAAGAAAAGCGCAGGAAGTCGCATTACAGCTATTAACCACTTATCCTGAGATTACTGCTGTTGTCTGTGCGAGTGATCTCATGGCGCTTGGGGTAGTGCGTGCAGCTGAAGAGCTGGGACGAAAAGTGCCTGATCAACTATCCGTAACAGGTTACGATGACATTACACTTGCTTCTTACGTGACGCCGGCGCTTACGACTGTGGCACAGGATTGGTTCCGAATGGGATATGCCGCCGCGGATCTGCTGCTTAGCATTCTCCAACAAAAATCGGTAGACAGGGTACGATTGATTGAAAATGAATTAAAAATAAGAAATACAACAAAAGAAAGAGTGTAA
- a CDS encoding tyrosine-protein phosphatase, translated as MIDLHSHILPRVDDGAVSLKDSIEMAKAAVEDGITEIVATPHHKTTRFDNYKSEILPKVNKLNEALAEQGIPLTVLPGQETRVYGDFVDDLQNGEILTINEHTNYVLVEFPHAQVPWFAKQLLYNLQMGGYRPIIVHPERNEQLIEEPDLLYEFVSNGAFTQLTAGSICGHFGKEYKKFSYELMNANLAHLISCDAHNTSHRGFCLTEAYTAVRAEYGLERVFFFAENAEAVVEGNMVDTFEPEQVKRSKLLGLFSK; from the coding sequence ATGATTGATTTACATAGCCATATTCTACCCAGGGTAGATGATGGAGCCGTATCCCTTAAGGACAGCATTGAAATGGCAAAGGCAGCTGTCGAGGATGGGATTACTGAAATTGTTGCAACTCCCCACCACAAAACGACCAGATTCGATAACTACAAGTCTGAAATTCTACCTAAAGTAAATAAGCTGAACGAGGCATTGGCTGAACAAGGTATTCCTTTAACCGTGCTGCCAGGACAGGAAACACGCGTATATGGAGATTTTGTGGATGACTTACAGAATGGGGAAATCCTGACCATTAATGAACACACCAATTATGTGCTGGTTGAATTTCCACATGCGCAAGTGCCATGGTTTGCTAAGCAGTTACTGTACAATCTACAGATGGGAGGATACCGGCCAATTATTGTTCACCCGGAGCGCAATGAACAGCTTATCGAAGAACCTGATTTGCTTTATGAGTTTGTCAGTAATGGTGCCTTCACACAATTAACGGCGGGAAGCATCTGTGGGCATTTTGGCAAAGAGTATAAGAAATTTTCCTATGAATTGATGAATGCGAATTTGGCCCACCTGATTTCGTGTGATGCTCATAATACATCGCATCGCGGATTCTGTTTAACGGAAGCTTACACAGCGGTAAGAGCAGAATACGGGCTGGAAAGGGTGTTCTTTTTCGCTGAGAATGCTGAGGCGGTTGTCGAAGGGAATATGGTGGATACGTTTGAACCGGAGCAGGTGAAGCGGTCGAAGTTGCTTGGGCTTTTTAGTAAATAA
- a CDS encoding carbohydrate ABC transporter permease: MSKGMKEGISGYLFMTPTIFTIGVFVVIPILYAFYLSLNDVQLLGGIGYEFIGLENYTRTLDDTRAMIALKNTAEYVLIVVPVQTCLALLLAAALNSNIRGKNAFRIIFFLPTVTSSAVLTIIFMWMYNPDGLINTFLSFLSLPTYNWLADPDIALKSIMIMNIWATAPFFMVIYLAAMQDISDSVYEAATIDGANWWQKFIFITVPILKPVTFFVVVMGVIGTFQLFDQSYIFSGGSGGPNNSTLTVVLLIYQYAFKSLDMGYASALAVVLAFIIMIVTIIQKKFFGEEKLHD, translated from the coding sequence ATGAGTAAAGGAATGAAAGAAGGAATCTCTGGCTATTTGTTTATGACTCCGACGATTTTTACCATTGGTGTATTTGTTGTTATCCCTATTTTATATGCCTTTTACTTATCCTTAAATGATGTGCAGCTTCTCGGTGGGATTGGCTATGAGTTTATCGGACTTGAAAATTATACCCGTACATTGGACGATACACGGGCTATGATTGCCCTTAAAAACACGGCAGAATATGTACTCATTGTTGTACCCGTCCAAACGTGTCTGGCTCTCTTACTGGCGGCAGCCTTAAACTCAAATATTCGCGGGAAAAATGCGTTTCGAATTATTTTCTTCCTGCCAACGGTTACATCTTCTGCAGTCCTTACCATTATTTTTATGTGGATGTACAATCCAGATGGATTAATCAACACGTTTCTTTCGTTTTTAAGTCTCCCCACGTATAACTGGCTGGCGGACCCTGATATTGCTTTGAAGTCGATTATGATTATGAACATCTGGGCAACCGCCCCATTCTTTATGGTCATTTATCTGGCTGCGATGCAGGATATCTCTGATTCCGTATATGAGGCCGCTACCATTGATGGAGCCAACTGGTGGCAGAAATTCATCTTTATTACGGTTCCTATCCTGAAACCTGTCACGTTCTTTGTCGTTGTCATGGGAGTAATCGGTACCTTCCAGTTGTTTGATCAGTCTTACATCTTCTCGGGAGGATCAGGTGGACCGAATAACTCGACATTGACTGTTGTCCTGCTGATCTATCAGTACGCCTTTAAATCTCTTGATATGGGGTATGCTTCAGCGCTAGCTGTCGTGCTTGCCTTCATCATTATGATTGTAACGATCATCCAGAAGAAATTCTTCGGTGAGGAAAAACTTCATGACTAA
- a CDS encoding BglG family transcription antiterminator, which translates to MVLDKRRAHLLSIIQLSNDPIPTKDLVAKMNVSQRTIYYDLDQINSWLEDQNLDPIETKHGEGLYLPDTTKSKLNLQKDESFDNWQYQLSKQEREVLIKSKILLEEQDASMQSFMDLTSMSRGTVAKVLKVIKEEFRQAGLTLYYQKGSGYRLSGPEETKREMLSDILAVIFSHPEWQNVRNEVHRMIEPGDEDSSQETDQRNTVKNLLFEAEQQLGLTLTDEMVEILSLQILMIMKRIQSEKYIVVEEEEKQVLKQTEAYQASLLITNKLKDLWDVSFPDDEICFITMNLLGSKVQHDDFSRYTERELSGLREVVQRMISDFQLYSAVVFDDKKGLEENLIFHIKPTYYRLKYGVKIANDLAESIQENYPDIFHLTKRVMKHLELYVGEQIPNEEVAYITLHFGGWLTKEKKQVETKYSAIIVCENGIGTSNMLRTQLENLIAGLNVTKTMSIREYQSIEPEADVIFSTNYIKAKDIPVIHVPAILTNLEKEQIMRRMNELFHSKQPEKDSTDLLMDVIEQYATIHQKDELKRELVQLLDQNTPLTKELRKPMLNELLTEKTIQFKDHVSSWEEAIETAAQPLVDQESIKPEYIQAMIDNVKETGPYIVIAPRIAIPHARPEAGVEKLGMSFLRLKEPVYFSDKEKHRAQLVIVLAAIDNQTHLKALAQLTELLSDEENVERLIEANDAKTVIELVNKTVEA; encoded by the coding sequence ATGGTACTGGATAAAAGACGTGCACACTTATTATCCATCATTCAATTATCGAATGATCCTATCCCGACAAAAGATCTGGTTGCAAAAATGAATGTGTCTCAACGCACGATTTATTATGATCTCGATCAGATTAACAGTTGGTTAGAAGATCAGAATTTAGACCCGATTGAAACGAAGCATGGTGAAGGGCTATATCTGCCGGACACAACAAAATCCAAATTGAACCTTCAAAAGGATGAAAGTTTCGATAATTGGCAATACCAATTATCGAAGCAAGAACGAGAAGTGCTCATTAAATCAAAGATATTATTGGAAGAACAAGATGCCTCGATGCAAAGCTTCATGGACCTTACGAGCATGAGTCGAGGCACCGTCGCGAAGGTTCTTAAAGTGATTAAAGAAGAGTTCAGGCAAGCCGGTTTAACGTTGTACTATCAGAAAGGCTCTGGATACCGCTTAAGCGGTCCAGAGGAAACAAAAAGAGAAATGCTTTCAGATATCCTAGCCGTCATCTTCTCTCACCCAGAATGGCAGAACGTTCGGAATGAAGTTCATCGAATGATTGAGCCTGGAGATGAGGACTCGTCCCAAGAGACCGACCAGCGGAATACCGTGAAAAATCTCCTTTTTGAGGCTGAGCAACAATTAGGATTGACGTTGACCGATGAGATGGTAGAGATCCTTTCTCTACAGATCTTAATGATCATGAAACGCATCCAGTCAGAGAAGTATATCGTTGTTGAAGAAGAGGAAAAACAGGTACTCAAACAAACAGAGGCTTATCAGGCATCTCTGCTTATCACGAACAAACTCAAGGATTTATGGGATGTATCCTTTCCAGACGACGAGATTTGCTTCATTACGATGAATTTATTGGGTTCCAAGGTTCAGCATGATGACTTCAGTCGCTATACGGAACGTGAACTTTCCGGACTTCGCGAGGTCGTTCAACGGATGATTTCTGACTTTCAATTGTATTCAGCTGTCGTGTTTGATGACAAGAAAGGGCTTGAGGAAAATCTGATTTTTCACATTAAGCCGACGTATTACCGCTTGAAATATGGTGTGAAAATCGCCAATGATTTAGCGGAAAGTATCCAGGAAAATTATCCGGACATCTTCCACTTGACGAAACGTGTGATGAAGCACTTAGAGCTTTATGTTGGAGAGCAAATCCCTAATGAAGAAGTTGCCTATATCACCTTGCATTTCGGTGGATGGCTGACCAAAGAGAAGAAACAGGTGGAAACGAAGTACAGCGCGATCATCGTTTGTGAAAATGGGATTGGAACATCCAACATGCTACGCACCCAACTAGAAAATCTGATTGCAGGATTGAACGTGACCAAAACCATGTCGATCCGGGAATACCAGTCCATCGAACCAGAAGCAGACGTTATCTTTTCGACGAATTATATTAAGGCAAAAGACATTCCCGTTATCCATGTTCCAGCCATCTTGACCAACCTTGAAAAGGAACAGATTATGCGGCGGATGAATGAGCTCTTCCATTCGAAACAGCCAGAAAAAGATTCTACGGATCTGCTGATGGATGTCATCGAACAATATGCGACGATCCATCAGAAAGACGAACTGAAAAGGGAATTAGTTCAACTTTTAGACCAAAATACACCGCTGACAAAGGAGCTGCGAAAGCCTATGCTCAACGAATTATTAACAGAAAAAACGATACAATTCAAAGATCATGTATCCAGCTGGGAAGAAGCCATCGAAACAGCTGCTCAGCCCCTAGTTGATCAAGAATCGATCAAACCAGAGTATATTCAGGCGATGATTGATAATGTTAAGGAGACGGGACCTTATATCGTCATTGCTCCAAGAATCGCCATTCCCCATGCGCGTCCCGAAGCTGGGGTAGAAAAACTGGGAATGAGTTTCTTGCGACTGAAAGAACCTGTTTACTTTTCAGACAAGGAAAAACACCGCGCCCAGTTAGTCATTGTTTTAGCAGCTATTGATAATCAAACCCACTTGAAAGCATTAGCTCAGCTTACTGAGTTGTTATCAGATGAAGAAAATGTCGAGCGTTTAATTGAAGCCAATGATGCAAAGACTGTCATTGAACTAGTCAACAAAACGGTAGAAGCTTAA